The nucleotide sequence aacataaaaattcatTGATTCATCCAGCATTTCGTGACTCAGATTCTGGCTACACGTGCAACAGTGTAAGCACCAGAACGGACTCCGATCGTGTTAATGATAGTGATACCGGATGTGAATATGACATGAGCATTTCAACTGAAAGTGATGTAAGCAGCGAGTATAAGGAACTAATAAGTAAGATACAAAACAATTTAACATTGAAACATCAAATCTTAGACATGATAAAGGAGTCAGAAACTGGTGAAAGCGGGAAAATTAAATCGTCTGCAAAGATCACGTCTTCATCTTCTCTTGATTCTTGTGATTTTATTCGTTCACGAGATACTTTTGACAGAGACGAAACAGAATCAGAATACAGTAGCGGATTTGAGGAATATGAGTTAGACGAACAGTTGTCTTGTGAAATTCCTTCAGCACAGgccaaaaacagaaaaagtaaATTTCATAGGAACGTATCCGCAGCAAGTTCTGAAAGTGGAAAATCTACCTCAGAACCAAGTGTTTCTAATTCCGAAACGTCGTACAAATTACAAACTAACAGCCTCAAAGAACAATATGGTATTCCTAAACGAACCTGCAATCTTCAAAGTAAAAGTTCGACCTCGATAGACAGTTCTAATAATAAGAATTCAGACATTTATGGcaaaagttcaaggtcaaaacgGAATTCGTTGCAATCAGCCGCTTCATTGGCTCCTAGTCCAACAAATATCTACCAAAAAAGTAACAACTCTAGATATTCCAGTTCAAATAGAATGCTTGGGGATCTTATAAACATGAATCATAATATGCaaacaatgaaattttaaaagactTTGTAAATTCTTCACGAACAACATATTCGAGGAAGTCTGTACCAATAAGCATGACAAAAATGTAAATTCTTCACGTACATCGTGTTGGAGGAAGTCTGCACACCTAAGCATGACAAAAATGGCATTGGTTCCAACGGACTTGAATGTCCAAGACAACAGGAATGATGACAAGCGACGATTTTGTaagtaattgaaattaaaaatttagtATTTACATAAGTATGAGAATCAAAATCTCATTATAATTATCGAACAGGTTTTCCGAATATCTGGGATTGgctaaagtaaataaataattcaaaggcCGGAAAAAAGAATatcaagataaataaaatatctttgCATCAATGctgtacaatatttttatttattaacaatATAATAAGCTGCTCATTTGTTGATCAGGTTTGATCTTTTTTGGCTTTTTATAgaacatacattttatttcgtatgcatgcatgttttataaattttatgtttgCCTTGAAGAAAA is from Mytilus galloprovincialis chromosome 6, xbMytGall1.hap1.1, whole genome shotgun sequence and encodes:
- the LOC143080354 gene encoding uncharacterized protein LOC143080354 isoform X2, with the protein product MFRWLKNGKNKEKTSKQKSAGDNYGFHNQSNSNYGFQGSKNPENLDSSVHIYDEISEVAEISFSRQFTLLPEKTNMGNNVEGPYLVVPILPSRRTSSKKDADQEDQTDFNVKSSMKNERKQRVYNAPWDKPKSEQGEKHKNSLIHPAFRDSDSGYTCNSVSTRTDSDRVNDSDTGCEYDMSISTESDVSSEYKELISKIQNNLTLKHQILDMIKESETGESGKIKSSAKITSSSSLDSCDFIRSRDTFDRDETESEYSSGFEEYELDEQLSCEIPSAQAKNRKSKFHRNVSAASSESGKSTSEPSVSNSETSYKLQTNSLKEQYGIPKRTCNLQSKSSTSIDSSNNKNSDIYGKSSRSKRNSLQSAASLAPSPTNIYQKSNNSRYSSSNRMLGDLINMNHNMQTMKF
- the LOC143080354 gene encoding uncharacterized protein LOC143080354 isoform X1; amino-acid sequence: MVETSVTKLIEIVRKSSQKGDSTLWDTIDKIFIKFTELYLNYNINMNKMFRWLKNGKNKEKTSKQKSAGDNYGFHNQSNSNYGFQGSKNPENLDSSVHIYDEISEVAEISFSRQFTLLPEKTNMGNNVEGPYLVVPILPSRRTSSKKDADQEDQTDFNVKSSMKNERKQRVYNAPWDKPKSEQGEKHKNSLIHPAFRDSDSGYTCNSVSTRTDSDRVNDSDTGCEYDMSISTESDVSSEYKELISKIQNNLTLKHQILDMIKESETGESGKIKSSAKITSSSSLDSCDFIRSRDTFDRDETESEYSSGFEEYELDEQLSCEIPSAQAKNRKSKFHRNVSAASSESGKSTSEPSVSNSETSYKLQTNSLKEQYGIPKRTCNLQSKSSTSIDSSNNKNSDIYGKSSRSKRNSLQSAASLAPSPTNIYQKSNNSRYSSSNRMLGDLINMNHNMQTMKF